A genomic stretch from Candidatus Nitrososphaera gargensis Ga9.2 includes:
- a CDS encoding AbrB/MazE/SpoVT family DNA-binding domain-containing protein — translation MSHKFQITIAKKVREKLKLKGGDSIAFIEEGGRIYIAKSTDV, via the coding sequence ATGAGTCACAAGTTTCAGATTACTATTGCAAAGAAGGTAAGAGAGAAACTAAAGCTGAAAGGCGGTGATTCTATAGCTTTCATTGAAGAAGGCGGCAGGATATACATCGCAAAAAGTACTGACGTTTGA
- a CDS encoding site-specific integrase, giving the protein MPITLATLQSKIQSEVQSRINARLVKEYDAFHELNRISESRRKNNLKGIIYYSKWLASKYPSMTLYKVNNRELHILPFLNQYRKTAKQDPEEKWVTTWNDYRSRLIHFFRWLHNTKMKGKASDEVPIEDWETPDFVRIKKQKTKRKNTYSVSETWERDEILTILPYEIKMRNKAIIATLWDLDGRNHEAAKMKNKNVRYLEKCALAEVPFQTKTGGGPAVLRMAFSYLLKWKLEHPFRNDPEAPLFCNTRSDHLGEPLDPDYIWRITDNLKKRIKKLVETGAIKDEKEREKLEFLLRTKKWNPYCFRTSAIREDATYLSHFALTQKVRWVPNTRQASKYMAQTLSKDVVNTILAHDGIVVQESKPRAVISNCPRCQEVNPLEYDICSRCSYPLTERGFQQIKEEEDSMKKQLEEMQKRQQKIEAELNSMHHITRFASLVSASPDGMTIDELMMALKSSELEKVASDMKRDMDMTITKMAGGKVKVQFAYQAAKVKR; this is encoded by the coding sequence ATGCCGATAACGCTTGCAACTCTGCAATCAAAGATTCAGAGCGAAGTACAAAGCCGTATAAATGCAAGGCTAGTTAAAGAATACGACGCCTTTCATGAGCTGAATAGGATTTCCGAGAGCAGACGAAAGAACAACCTCAAGGGAATTATCTATTATTCCAAGTGGTTAGCCAGCAAATATCCATCAATGACGCTGTACAAAGTAAACAATAGAGAGCTTCACATACTGCCTTTCCTGAACCAATATAGAAAGACAGCAAAGCAAGATCCTGAAGAGAAATGGGTAACAACATGGAACGATTATCGAAGCAGGCTGATCCACTTTTTCAGGTGGCTTCATAACACAAAGATGAAGGGTAAGGCTAGTGATGAAGTTCCAATAGAGGATTGGGAAACACCAGACTTTGTAAGGATAAAGAAGCAAAAGACAAAGCGAAAAAATACATACTCTGTCAGCGAGACATGGGAGCGAGACGAAATACTAACTATCCTGCCATATGAGATCAAGATGCGAAACAAAGCCATAATTGCAACTCTGTGGGATTTAGACGGTAGGAATCATGAAGCAGCAAAGATGAAAAACAAGAACGTTAGGTACTTAGAAAAATGCGCTTTGGCTGAGGTACCGTTTCAGACAAAGACGGGCGGCGGCCCTGCTGTACTGAGGATGGCCTTCTCCTATCTTTTAAAGTGGAAACTTGAACATCCATTCAGAAACGATCCTGAAGCTCCATTATTCTGCAATACGAGAAGCGATCATTTAGGCGAACCCCTCGATCCTGACTACATCTGGCGAATAACCGACAACCTCAAGAAGAGGATAAAGAAGCTGGTTGAAACGGGAGCCATCAAAGACGAGAAGGAAAGGGAAAAGCTTGAGTTTCTACTTAGAACAAAGAAATGGAACCCGTATTGCTTTAGGACTTCTGCAATACGTGAGGATGCAACCTATCTTTCACATTTTGCACTAACACAAAAAGTCAGATGGGTACCTAATACCAGACAGGCATCAAAGTACATGGCACAGACACTTAGTAAGGATGTTGTAAATACCATTCTCGCTCATGATGGCATAGTCGTTCAAGAATCGAAACCTAGAGCTGTAATAAGCAATTGCCCAAGATGTCAAGAAGTGAATCCTCTCGAATATGATATATGTTCAAGATGCAGTTATCCACTCACTGAAAGGGGATTCCAGCAAATAAAAGAAGAAGAGGATTCGATGAAGAAGCAGCTTGAGGAAATGCAAAAAAGGCAACAGAAAATAGAAGCAGAGCTCAACAGTATGCATCATATTACTAGATTTGCTTCATTGGTATCTGCCAGCCCAGACGGTATGACAATAGATGAATTGATGATGGCCCTAAAAAGCTCTGAGCTTGAGAAAGTTGCAAGTGACATGAAACGAGATATGGACATGACCATAACAAAAATGGCAGGTGGAAAAGTTAAAGTACAATTCGCTTATCAGGCAGCAAAGGTTAAGAGATAA
- a CDS encoding spherulation-specific family 4 protein has translation MQSTQKKSYFAIIVIASVALACAVAAPIMLPFVKVSPANPENLYVIYYGHLVDENGAMTDQASRILAAKPELVIVPHSFPDGELNLTPDVRWQFSEADIKVLTYTWTDYGARDLNAVRADIDSQMASGVDGIFVDEVTNIETDAEHSYYAAVYQHIKSHGQDKLAIMNPGHYKVNESIMQISDIVSLEEEWVYHDQISWMDKYLPSRFMGVSSNEYCTACISESNAMSKTAEAWSAGIGYHFSTDKYIDLPAWFDSYALQVEEERKARQQS, from the coding sequence GTGCAATCTACTCAAAAGAAGTCCTATTTCGCTATAATAGTCATTGCTTCAGTAGCCCTTGCTTGCGCGGTCGCCGCTCCAATCATGCTGCCGTTTGTAAAGGTGTCGCCTGCAAACCCGGAGAACTTGTACGTCATCTACTATGGGCATCTGGTTGATGAAAACGGCGCGATGACTGATCAGGCATCAAGGATATTGGCAGCCAAGCCCGAGCTCGTGATAGTGCCGCACTCTTTTCCCGATGGCGAGCTTAACCTGACACCGGACGTGCGCTGGCAGTTCAGCGAAGCAGACATCAAGGTGCTGACGTACACTTGGACGGATTACGGCGCGCGTGACTTGAACGCTGTCAGGGCCGACATTGACAGCCAGATGGCGTCAGGAGTTGACGGCATATTTGTGGATGAAGTGACCAACATCGAAACGGACGCCGAGCACAGCTACTATGCCGCAGTCTACCAGCATATCAAAAGTCACGGGCAGGACAAACTCGCCATAATGAATCCCGGCCACTACAAAGTGAATGAGAGCATAATGCAGATCTCCGACATCGTCAGCCTAGAGGAAGAGTGGGTGTACCACGACCAGATATCGTGGATGGACAAGTACCTGCCGTCGCGCTTCATGGGGGTATCGAGCAATGAATACTGCACAGCCTGTATCAGCGAGTCAAACGCCATGAGCAAGACTGCAGAGGCATGGAGCGCAGGCATAGGATACCACTTTTCCACAGACAAATACATCGACCTACCGGCATGGTTTGACAGCTATGCTTTGCAGGTGGAAGAGGAAAGAAAAGCTAGGCAGCAGTCATAG
- a CDS encoding cyclase family protein → MVRVIDLTMRITPSIRVFPGSPQPSFIPWSRFDSHGYDSEAVFMSTHTGTHVDAPSHFAPCLASIDMVPASRLVCSAVLIKAPKGANQLIEREDFENEPVREGEVVMIATGWEKRVAKSNYMTENPGLSEQAARYLARKKVNAVAIDGPSIDAGADSKFTAHNILLPRSILVVENLCNVSKISMTRFTLVISPLKLGGATGSPARVLALV, encoded by the coding sequence ATGGTGAGAGTGATCGACCTAACAATGAGGATTACGCCCTCGATAAGGGTCTTTCCCGGGTCGCCTCAGCCTTCATTCATCCCATGGTCTAGGTTCGATTCCCACGGCTACGACTCTGAGGCAGTTTTCATGAGCACCCACACGGGCACGCATGTCGACGCCCCTTCCCACTTTGCCCCCTGCCTCGCAAGCATCGACATGGTTCCTGCAAGCAGACTCGTCTGCAGCGCCGTCCTGATAAAAGCGCCAAAGGGGGCAAACCAGCTGATAGAGCGCGAAGATTTTGAGAACGAGCCAGTAAGAGAAGGAGAAGTGGTGATGATCGCCACAGGCTGGGAAAAGCGTGTGGCCAAGAGCAACTATATGACTGAAAACCCGGGGCTGTCAGAGCAGGCCGCAAGATACCTTGCTAGGAAGAAGGTCAACGCTGTTGCAATCGATGGACCAAGCATCGACGCAGGCGCTGACAGCAAGTTTACTGCGCACAACATCCTACTGCCGCGCAGCATACTGGTCGTAGAAAATCTTTGCAATGTAAGCAAGATATCGATGACACGATTCACGTTGGTTATCAGCCCACTCAAGCTGGGCGGCGCGACAGGGTCGCCGGCACGCGTACTTGCACTCGTGTAA
- a CDS encoding Lrp/AsnC ligand binding domain-containing protein: MPTAYVLINCDLGSEEEIIREIKKLPEAVEVSGVYGVYDIIAKIRSDSMDKLRETITWHVRRIDKVRSTLTMIVIEGQGEQKKK, from the coding sequence ATGCCAACAGCATATGTGCTTATCAACTGCGACCTTGGTTCTGAAGAAGAAATTATCCGCGAAATCAAAAAGCTGCCAGAAGCTGTTGAGGTTTCCGGAGTCTATGGAGTGTACGACATCATCGCCAAAATCAGATCAGATTCGATGGACAAGCTCCGCGAAACTATAACGTGGCATGTCAGGCGCATTGACAAAGTCAGGTCAACGCTGACAATGATTGTGATCGAAGGGCAGGGCGAGCAGAAGAAGAAATAA
- a CDS encoding aminotransferase class V-fold PLP-dependent enzyme, with protein sequence MSDIDDQIRRDFAVTKKTIYMNNGAIAPTPLSTIKAVTDFLLKCAEAGPDAPQTFDYVMSLLDELRTRVAHLINCERDEVVLVQSTTEGLNMVANGIGWQAGDAVVVRGGRHEHYANYLPWVSLSQRKGVQLRELAIDGETGYFDLADLEKSIKGARLVTMSHVLYNTGAIMPLEEAGRIAQENNALFCVDAAQSAGTIPIDVKKIGCHFMAFPGFKWLCGPTGIGVFYCSKKASEMLTPPSIGIESAMLSEQNIIAYFDMPTKFQAGFRNFPGAAGLEASLRYILRIGLENIRKKNMKVAGALRDEIGKIPGVRLYGPGDENKRTSIVTFMTPAADSSTIVKKLEQDNIIFAARDIGGGKKAVRAAPHFFNSEEEAATAASYVKGLLR encoded by the coding sequence ATGAGTGACATTGACGATCAGATAAGGCGTGACTTTGCAGTAACAAAAAAGACCATCTACATGAACAACGGGGCCATTGCCCCAACGCCACTGTCCACGATCAAGGCAGTGACGGATTTCCTGCTGAAATGCGCAGAGGCCGGACCCGACGCGCCCCAGACTTTTGACTATGTCATGTCCTTGCTTGACGAGCTGCGCACAAGGGTGGCCCACCTGATAAACTGCGAGCGCGACGAAGTGGTGCTTGTGCAGAGCACTACCGAAGGGCTCAACATGGTGGCAAACGGCATCGGTTGGCAGGCAGGCGACGCAGTAGTAGTGAGGGGCGGCAGGCACGAGCACTATGCCAACTACCTGCCGTGGGTCTCGCTGTCGCAGAGAAAAGGCGTACAACTGAGGGAGCTTGCCATAGACGGAGAAACCGGCTACTTCGACCTTGCAGACCTTGAAAAATCGATCAAGGGCGCGAGGCTTGTCACCATGAGCCACGTGCTGTACAACACTGGCGCGATAATGCCGCTTGAAGAGGCTGGCAGGATCGCGCAGGAAAATAACGCGCTGTTCTGCGTTGACGCGGCCCAGAGCGCCGGCACAATTCCAATCGACGTGAAAAAGATCGGCTGCCACTTTATGGCGTTTCCCGGTTTCAAGTGGCTCTGCGGCCCAACTGGCATCGGGGTGTTCTACTGCAGCAAAAAAGCGTCTGAAATGCTGACCCCGCCGTCCATCGGGATCGAATCGGCCATGCTTTCAGAGCAGAACATCATTGCGTACTTTGATATGCCTACCAAGTTTCAGGCGGGCTTTCGCAACTTTCCCGGTGCCGCCGGTCTTGAAGCCTCGCTGAGGTACATCCTCAGGATAGGTCTAGAAAATATCAGGAAAAAGAACATGAAGGTGGCAGGCGCCCTTCGCGACGAGATAGGCAAGATCCCCGGCGTCAGGCTGTATGGGCCGGGCGACGAGAACAAGCGGACATCGATTGTCACTTTCATGACGCCGGCAGCCGATTCGTCAACAATAGTGAAAAAGTTGGAACAGGACAACATAATATTTGCCGCAAGGGATATCGGAGGTGGAAAGAAAGCGGTAAGGGCAGCGCCCCACTTTTTCAACAGCGAAGAGGAAGCGGCGACTGCTGCGAGCTATGTCAAGGGACTGCTCCGATGA
- a CDS encoding winged helix-turn-helix domain-containing protein, which translates to MLESSMGGISKTKLMYNTYVSYSKLKQHVNLLILSGLLEYDSIDHVYRTTEKGINFLNTYKQIRRLHIHDF; encoded by the coding sequence ATCCTAGAGTCGTCTATGGGCGGGATTTCAAAAACGAAGTTAATGTACAACACCTATGTTTCCTATAGCAAGCTCAAGCAGCATGTCAATTTACTCATTCTAAGCGGCCTGCTAGAGTATGACAGCATTGATCATGTCTATAGGACAACAGAGAAGGGCATAAATTTTCTGAACACATACAAACAGATCCGCAGACTGCACATACATGACTTTTAG
- the thsB gene encoding thermosome subunit beta, with protein MSIQQGSAGGVPVLILKEGASQTKGRDAQKNNITAAKLIAEIVRSSLGPRGMDKMLVDTLGDVTITNDGATILKEIDVQHPAAKMMVEISKATDNEVGDGTTSVVVLAGALIEKAEELINKDVHPTIIVDGYRKSATKAIEVLNSIAQKIEGNEKAELARIARTSMQTKLVSKEAGDLADIVVTAATSVAEKTDTGYRLDIDDIKVEKKAGGSIRDTRLIKGIVLDKEVVHGGMPKRIENAKIALINSALEIEKTEFDAKININSPDQMKMFLEEENRMLKSMVDKIIASGANVVVCQKGMDDIAQHYLAKANILAVRRVKESDMSKMSRATGARVVNNLDDLTAKDLGSAELVEERKVETDKWVFVEGCKHPKSVTILIRGGSQRVVDEAERSVHDALMVSKDVLEKPAIVAGGGAPEAYAASKLREWASTLSGREQLAAEKFAEALEVIPLSLAENAGMDPIDTLTELRSKQSKGSKWTGVDARNAKIADMSKLDVVEPLAVKEQIIKSATEAASMILRIDDVIASSKSGGGPPAPPGGGGMGGMGGMPGMGGMEM; from the coding sequence ATGTCAATACAACAGGGATCAGCTGGAGGCGTCCCAGTGCTAATCTTGAAGGAAGGGGCATCGCAGACAAAGGGTCGTGACGCGCAAAAGAATAACATCACTGCTGCAAAGCTGATAGCCGAGATAGTCAGGAGTTCGCTTGGTCCAAGGGGCATGGATAAGATGCTTGTAGACACTCTTGGCGACGTTACAATAACAAATGATGGTGCTACAATTCTAAAAGAAATCGATGTTCAGCATCCTGCAGCCAAGATGATGGTAGAGATAAGCAAGGCAACCGACAATGAAGTTGGAGATGGCACGACCTCTGTGGTGGTGCTTGCCGGCGCGCTCATTGAAAAGGCTGAGGAGCTGATCAACAAGGATGTGCACCCGACTATTATCGTCGACGGCTACAGAAAGAGCGCGACAAAGGCAATAGAGGTATTAAACAGCATCGCTCAAAAGATAGAGGGCAATGAAAAGGCCGAGCTGGCAAGGATAGCCCGGACATCGATGCAGACAAAGCTGGTGTCAAAGGAAGCCGGCGATCTGGCAGACATTGTTGTCACCGCGGCTACTTCTGTAGCCGAGAAGACAGATACAGGCTACAGACTTGATATCGACGACATCAAGGTGGAAAAGAAGGCGGGCGGCAGCATCCGGGACACAAGGCTGATCAAGGGCATTGTCCTTGACAAAGAGGTCGTGCACGGAGGCATGCCAAAGAGGATCGAGAACGCCAAGATTGCCCTCATCAATTCTGCCCTTGAAATCGAAAAGACCGAGTTTGACGCTAAGATAAACATCAATTCTCCAGACCAGATGAAGATGTTCCTTGAGGAGGAAAACCGCATGCTGAAATCGATGGTAGACAAGATCATTGCAAGCGGCGCAAACGTGGTCGTGTGCCAGAAGGGCATGGACGACATCGCCCAGCACTACTTGGCCAAGGCCAACATACTTGCAGTAAGAAGGGTCAAGGAAAGCGACATGAGCAAGATGTCACGCGCCACCGGCGCCCGCGTCGTCAACAACCTTGACGACCTAACCGCAAAAGACCTTGGCAGTGCCGAGTTGGTCGAAGAACGCAAGGTGGAGACCGACAAGTGGGTCTTTGTCGAAGGCTGCAAGCACCCCAAGTCCGTGACCATCCTGATAAGGGGTGGCTCTCAGAGGGTCGTCGACGAGGCAGAGCGCTCAGTGCATGACGCATTGATGGTGTCAAAGGATGTCCTTGAAAAGCCGGCCATAGTGGCAGGCGGAGGCGCTCCAGAAGCCTATGCAGCATCCAAGCTCAGGGAATGGGCAAGCACTCTCTCTGGCAGAGAACAGCTGGCCGCAGAAAAGTTCGCAGAAGCCCTTGAAGTGATACCGCTGTCGCTTGCAGAGAACGCCGGCATGGACCCGATAGACACACTCACCGAGCTCCGCTCAAAGCAGAGCAAGGGAAGCAAGTGGACCGGCGTCGATGCAAGGAACGCCAAGATAGCCGATATGAGCAAGCTGGACGTGGTAGAGCCGCTTGCAGTCAAGGAGCAGATAATCAAGTCCGCCACAGAAGCAGCGTCCATGATCCTGAGGATCGACGACGTCATTGCTTCAAGCAAGTCCGGCGGAGGGCCACCCGCGCCTCCAGGCGGAGGAGGTATGGGTGGCATGGGCGGCATGCCCGGAATGGGCGGTATGGAGATGTAA
- a CDS encoding rhomboid family intramembrane serine protease has protein sequence MFPIHDDTERVHGRPYLNYGMIAINVIVFIWEASVTSFFTDQRATEEMFMTYGAVPDRLFNDFPASAPTILTSMFMHGGIAHIIGNMVFLFVFGDNIEDKYGRIKYILIYIGWGVAAALAHSAYAVSTGEGEIPAVGASGAISGILGAYMVMFPRARIFTVIAAFFLYTVRIPVLIYIPLWFAMQVIFAVIGQLGPAGTAGVAYLAHIGGFVAGVAVGLAWKALPDSIKYKEGIAAAAGGAKPAFRGPMFRKTRPRIEDVATAAPEVIEGPDYYEVIAEIRGVSDASDITASYDADSRQVRIVAHGTRKYEMSAKLPATAVNPVVKYIQYLNGIARIRLTK, from the coding sequence ATGTTTCCAATCCATGATGACACAGAGCGCGTGCATGGAAGACCGTACCTGAACTACGGCATGATTGCGATAAACGTCATCGTCTTTATCTGGGAGGCGTCGGTCACCAGTTTCTTTACAGACCAGCGCGCAACGGAGGAAATGTTTATGACCTATGGCGCGGTGCCCGACAGGCTTTTCAACGACTTTCCGGCCAGCGCGCCCACCATTCTCACATCAATGTTCATGCACGGCGGCATTGCCCACATCATTGGCAACATGGTGTTTCTGTTCGTCTTTGGCGACAATATCGAGGACAAGTACGGCAGGATAAAGTACATCCTGATATACATCGGATGGGGAGTGGCCGCGGCCCTTGCCCATAGCGCCTATGCAGTATCGACAGGCGAAGGAGAAATTCCTGCAGTCGGCGCGTCGGGCGCGATTTCCGGCATCCTTGGAGCCTACATGGTCATGTTCCCAAGGGCGAGGATCTTTACTGTAATTGCAGCATTCTTCCTCTATACCGTGAGGATACCTGTCCTTATTTACATCCCGCTATGGTTCGCAATGCAGGTGATATTTGCTGTGATAGGTCAGCTGGGACCAGCCGGCACAGCCGGAGTGGCATACCTAGCGCACATTGGTGGCTTTGTAGCCGGCGTAGCAGTCGGCCTTGCATGGAAGGCGCTCCCAGACTCGATAAAATACAAGGAAGGCATCGCGGCCGCAGCAGGAGGTGCCAAGCCGGCATTCAGGGGCCCGATGTTTAGAAAGACCCGGCCCAGAATAGAGGACGTAGCTACGGCTGCGCCAGAGGTCATTGAGGGTCCGGACTATTACGAAGTGATTGCCGAGATCCGCGGCGTGTCGGACGCCTCTGATATTACAGCAAGCTACGACGCCGACAGCCGGCAGGTGAGGATAGTCGCGCACGGCACAAGAAAATACGAAATGTCTGCCAAGCTCCCTGCGACGGCGGTCAACCCCGTGGTGAAATACATCCAGTACCTCAACGGAATTGCCCGGATCAGGCTCACGAAATAA
- a CDS encoding C2H2-type zinc finger protein produces the protein MGLFRKKADEQKVWKCPHCNMTFDEKERMKRHVRKAHGEKGGGDMPNMNPFGFS, from the coding sequence TTGGGACTCTTTCGAAAAAAAGCCGATGAGCAGAAGGTGTGGAAGTGCCCGCATTGCAACATGACCTTTGACGAAAAGGAGAGGATGAAGCGCCATGTAAGAAAGGCCCACGGCGAAAAGGGTGGCGGCGACATGCCCAACATGAACCCTTTTGGCTTTTCATAG
- a CDS encoding MFS transporter has translation MNASSSGLSTIIPIYMLGLGGQVRDVAIALFLSNLAVTLGAVFWGRLIDAMQWRKTIIAACSAAIAITCGAMYFVSSIPVLMVLSALVGFFSVGPAPVTNLLVMEKSRKEDWLKTFSWTSFISAAGLVVAMVAGYLWLMKYDAQSYAVICSAIAISSLALTIVFVRDPPATLKRRAIAMSPAALVDRLRQVPVMFLKPVADLSLSKLQASVSRKEFLFFAGTGLYFLSGNLLFTPYTPFLKDSGVTDSQVFLAYTILHMSRVFFLPFNHRLVARGGEETMGRLAYLPRMFGIVLAVVAAFLFANNPASILAMTVVAFVAVEVGFSIWSTTTTSSLFKMIPDGRAGSVLGVNSAIIGSGLLIGSIAAGEVAATFGYGATFTLAIAFLGASFALVSKHFKRIVVKAAA, from the coding sequence ATGAACGCGAGCTCGTCAGGCTTATCGACAATCATTCCGATCTACATGCTTGGGCTCGGCGGTCAGGTAAGGGACGTGGCGATCGCGCTGTTCCTTTCAAATCTGGCAGTAACGCTTGGAGCAGTTTTCTGGGGTAGGCTGATTGACGCGATGCAATGGCGCAAGACCATAATCGCCGCCTGCTCGGCCGCCATTGCAATAACATGCGGAGCGATGTATTTTGTCTCAAGCATCCCAGTCCTCATGGTCCTGTCCGCGCTGGTCGGGTTCTTTTCCGTCGGGCCGGCGCCTGTCACAAACTTGCTTGTCATGGAAAAGTCAAGGAAGGAGGACTGGCTCAAGACATTCAGCTGGACGTCGTTTATCAGCGCCGCCGGACTTGTCGTCGCGATGGTGGCTGGATACCTGTGGCTCATGAAGTACGATGCCCAGTCATACGCGGTCATATGCTCTGCGATAGCGATCTCTTCTCTTGCCCTGACTATTGTATTTGTCAGGGATCCGCCGGCGACGCTGAAGCGCAGGGCAATAGCCATGTCGCCTGCCGCCCTTGTCGACCGGCTAAGACAGGTGCCTGTCATGTTCTTAAAGCCGGTGGCCGACCTGTCACTTTCAAAGCTGCAGGCAAGCGTGTCGAGAAAAGAATTCCTGTTCTTTGCCGGCACTGGCCTGTACTTTCTATCGGGCAACCTGCTGTTCACACCCTACACGCCGTTTCTGAAGGACAGCGGGGTCACAGACTCGCAGGTGTTCCTTGCATATACCATACTGCACATGTCAAGGGTCTTTTTCCTCCCATTCAACCACCGGCTCGTGGCAAGGGGCGGCGAGGAGACGATGGGCAGGCTCGCATACCTCCCAAGGATGTTTGGCATAGTGCTTGCAGTCGTGGCGGCGTTTCTCTTTGCCAATAACCCTGCATCAATACTAGCCATGACGGTCGTCGCGTTTGTTGCCGTCGAAGTCGGCTTTAGCATATGGAGCACCACCACTACCTCGTCGCTCTTCAAAATGATCCCGGACGGCAGGGCGGGAAGCGTGCTTGGGGTCAACAGCGCGATAATAGGCTCAGGTCTTTTGATAGGATCGATCGCCGCCGGAGAAGTTGCGGCGACATTTGGTTATGGAGCCACGTTCACCCTTGCGATAGCGTTCCTAGGCGCGTCGTTTGCGCTCGTGAGCAAACACTTCAAGCGGATCGTGGTTAAAGCCGCAGCCTGA
- a CDS encoding Lrp/AsnC ligand binding domain-containing protein translates to MPKAFVLMNAELGSEDSLVNDLKKLDSVKEVYQVYGVYDIVAQVEADTMEKVKETITWKLRKLNGVKSTLTMIVME, encoded by the coding sequence ATGCCAAAAGCTTTTGTTCTCATGAATGCTGAACTTGGAAGCGAGGATTCACTTGTTAATGACCTGAAGAAACTTGACAGCGTCAAGGAGGTCTATCAGGTTTACGGCGTTTATGACATTGTGGCGCAGGTCGAAGCAGACACGATGGAAAAAGTAAAAGAAACGATCACTTGGAAGCTCCGAAAGCTCAATGGCGTCAAGTCCACCCTGACGATGATTGTGATGGAATAA
- a CDS encoding helix-turn-helix transcriptional regulator, whose amino-acid sequence MSDQQPNEGVGSLFFELAGDLRLSMLTKLSQKNYRLSQLASELDATMQEAHRNMTRLVDSGLVAKDKEGELVLTAYGRTVVTMISGYDFLYRNRDFFLDHSLGDLPPKFIQRMGALQNCEIVHGVMAILQRWKNLYSESEKYIREIMAQVPLDLIETVSSRVEAGVKFHYIFASNSVVPKGRTQLLQKVGWRNFISKGLVERRMLPEVKVMMIFNEKQGCVLFPNMKGEPDLNVMFYGEDKEFLEWCADLFNYQWEKAGPFDESKLKHEV is encoded by the coding sequence ATGTCTGATCAGCAGCCCAACGAGGGAGTTGGGTCTTTATTCTTCGAGCTTGCCGGCGACCTCCGCCTCTCTATGCTGACAAAGCTGAGCCAAAAGAACTATCGGTTGTCCCAGCTTGCGTCAGAGCTGGACGCCACGATGCAGGAGGCCCACCGGAACATGACTCGCCTTGTAGACTCGGGGCTCGTCGCAAAGGACAAGGAGGGCGAGCTGGTGCTTACTGCCTACGGCAGGACGGTCGTCACCATGATCTCTGGCTATGACTTTTTGTACCGCAACAGGGACTTTTTCCTAGACCACAGCTTGGGCGACCTCCCGCCAAAATTCATCCAGAGGATGGGCGCGTTGCAGAACTGCGAAATAGTGCACGGCGTGATGGCGATCCTGCAGCGCTGGAAGAACCTTTACTCTGAATCTGAAAAATACATCAGGGAGATAATGGCTCAGGTGCCCCTTGACCTCATCGAGACCGTCAGCAGCAGGGTGGAAGCAGGCGTGAAATTCCACTACATTTTTGCGAGCAACTCGGTCGTGCCAAAGGGCAGGACGCAGCTATTGCAGAAAGTCGGCTGGCGCAACTTTATCAGCAAGGGTCTGGTTGAGCGTAGGATGCTTCCAGAAGTCAAGGTGATGATGATCTTTAACGAAAAGCAGGGGTGCGTCTTGTTCCCTAACATGAAGGGCGAGCCAGACCTCAACGTGATGTTTTACGGCGAGGACAAGGAATTCCTTGAATGGTGCGCCGACCTGTTCAATTACCAGTGGGAAAAGGCCGGCCCGTTTGACGAGAGCAAGCTAAAGCACGAAGTCTAG
- a CDS encoding 50S ribosomal protein L11 — MGDKKSISALVNGGEANAGPPLGPALGPMGVNVLQVVNTINEKTKDFPGMKVPVKVEVDSETKKFTVEVGIPPTAALVAKEAGIPKGSGTAGTNYAGDLTMASAVKIAKMKIDGSYAFDVRGAVKEVIGSCVSMGVKVEGKPAKEVYADIAAGKYDDLLK, encoded by the coding sequence ATGGGAGACAAGAAATCCATTTCCGCGCTGGTAAACGGCGGCGAAGCCAATGCAGGTCCGCCTCTGGGTCCGGCGCTGGGTCCGATGGGCGTAAACGTGTTGCAGGTTGTAAATACCATTAATGAAAAGACTAAAGACTTTCCAGGCATGAAGGTGCCAGTCAAAGTAGAGGTAGACTCTGAGACCAAAAAGTTCACGGTCGAAGTGGGCATTCCGCCGACTGCAGCTCTGGTTGCCAAGGAGGCAGGCATACCAAAGGGCTCCGGGACGGCAGGCACCAACTATGCCGGCGACCTGACGATGGCCAGCGCAGTCAAGATAGCCAAGATGAAGATCGATGGCTCGTATGCCTTTGACGTCAGGGGCGCGGTCAAAGAAGTCATTGGCTCATGCGTCAGCATGGGGGTCAAGGTAGAAGGCAAGCCTGCCAAGGAGGTCTATGCAGACATTGCCGCAGGCAAGTACGACGACCTCCTAAAGTGA